One stretch of Trichomycterus rosablanca isolate fTriRos1 chromosome 3, fTriRos1.hap1, whole genome shotgun sequence DNA includes these proteins:
- the chst2b gene encoding carbohydrate sulfotransferase 2, with translation MRGKQYQQLKPVGPQTDHDYGRKLRTYQNQKITDQPGIMMKMLRRKRIILFVAYFLLLVLTMLNLANYRWSKEPQQCSHQLRNTVYQGRSDIRFLYRPALVKKRQLVYVLTTWRSGSSFFGELFNQNPEVFFLYEPMWHIWQKLYPGDAVSLQGAARDMLSSLYHCDFSVFQLYNSPGGKNITSLGLFGATLNKVICSYPLCSAYRRDVVGMVDDKVCKKCPPQSLRLLEEECLKYNTIVIKGVRILDANILAPLMEDPSLELKIVHLVRDPRAVANSRIKSRHGLIRENLQVVRSRDPKLRRLPLVDGAHKSSKKDGADYHSIGAMEVICDRTHRTLKTALNPPNWLKGKYMAVRYEDLVENPVKVLRNIYRFANLSVNHDVESFALNMTNGANSSAKPFIVSARNATLAASAWRTVLSIQQIKQVEDYCHQAMAMLGYERIRTATEAKDLRKSLLTASKL, from the coding sequence ATGAGAGGCAAACAGTACCAGCAACTCAAGCCGGTTGGACCCCAAACAGACCACGACTATGGAAGAAAGCTCCGGACCTACCAGAACCAAAAAATAACCGACCAACCTGGTATTATGATGAAAATGCTTCGTAGGAAGcggattattttatttgtggcCTATTTCCTCCTTCTCGTCTTGACAATGCTCAATCTGGCCAACTATAGATGGAGTAAGGAGCCGCAGCAGTGCAGCCATCAACTGAGAAACACGGTTTACCAGGGTAGGTCTGACATACGCTTTCTTTACAGACCTGCACTGGTTAAAAAAAGACAGCTCGTGTATGTCTTGACCACGTGGCGATCGGGGTCGAGCTTCTTCGGTGAGTTGTTCAACCAAAACCCAGAGGTCTTCTTCCTTTATGAGCCCATGTGGCACATTTGGCAGAAGCTCTACCCTGGTGACGCTGTGTCTCTGCAAGGAGCAGCGAGGGACATGCTGAGCTCACTGTACCACTGCGACTTCTCTGTGTTTCAGCTTTACAACAGCCCCGGGGGCAAAAACATTACCTCGCTCGGCCTGTTCGGCGCCACGCTGAACAAAGTGATATGTTCCTACCCGCTCTGTTCTGCTTACAGGAGGGACGTAGTAGGCATGGTGGATGACAAGGTTTGTAAGAAATGTCCACCGCAGAGCCTCCGTCTTCTGGAAGAAGAGTGTCTAAAATACAACACCATTGTTATCAAAGGAGTACGCATTCTGGATGCCAACATTTTAGCTCCTCTGATGGAAGACCCTTCATTGGAGCTTAAAATTGTTCACTTGGTAAGAGACCCCAGGGCTGTTGCGAACTCCAGAATTAAATCCAGACATGGACTGATACGGGAAAACCTGCAGGTCGTCAGGAGCCGGGATCCCAAACTTCGGAGGCTTCCGCTTGTTGATGGGGCTCATAAATCTAGCAAAAAGGATGGAGCCGATTACCACTCGATTGGTGCCATGGAGGTCATATGTGATAGAACTCACCGGACtttaaaaacagcattaaatCCACCCAACTGGTTGAAAGGAAAGTATATGGCGGTGCGCTATGAGGATCTGGTAGAGAATCCAGTCAAAGTCTTGCGCAACATCTACCGGTTTGCTAACCTCAGTGTTAATCATGACGTGGAGTCTTTTGCCCTGAATATGACTAATGGCGCGAACTCCTCTGCTAAACCGTTCATTGTGTCGGCCAGGAATGCTACGCTGGCGGCAAGCGCTTGGAGGACGGTTCTTAGCATCCAGCAGATCAAACAAGTAGAGGATTACTGCCATCAGGCCATGGCCATGCTGGGTTATGAGCGCATAAGAACAGCCACTGAAGCGAAAGACTTAAGAAAATCTTTACTAACTGCCTCCAAACTGTAA